The Acidobacteriota bacterium genome window below encodes:
- a CDS encoding DUF1501 domain-containing protein, whose product MLRKAGCLDYRLASRRDFLRLGSLSLLGANLTQYLQFKSLMASAGVDVEKEATAKSIIVLWLEGGASHIDTYDPKPNSSFKPISTNVPGIQVTELCPLVAQQMDKIAVVRSVRTEESNHLEGAHNVLTGHRPSAAMAFPSVGSIITKELGPINTMPPYVLAPQFDVDRQYEVLWKSAHLGAKYDPLILGDPTGCSFKDITTVCDPDFAVADLTLPKGLPVERLESRLSMLEMVDSIYRKKVEKAEFTAMDGFREQALQMILKPEVREAFELTREPEKVRNAYGRNGFGQSVLLARRLAERGSRFVTAAGYKFNEWDTHGNNDKQHKDALVPPLDQALSALLVDLDERGMLDTTMVIVMGEFGRTPTHNASGGRDHWPHAWTLLMSGGGVKGGMVLGASDERGAHVAEREVSIGDIYATVYKAMGIDWTKEYMTPVGRPVKIANSFEDKTGKPIPELLG is encoded by the coding sequence ATGTTGAGAAAAGCAGGTTGCCTGGATTACCGGCTCGCCAGTCGAAGGGACTTCTTGCGATTGGGGTCTCTCAGCCTGCTGGGAGCCAACCTCACGCAATACCTTCAGTTCAAGAGCCTGATGGCAAGTGCGGGAGTGGATGTCGAGAAGGAGGCCACGGCGAAATCGATCATCGTGCTCTGGCTGGAGGGTGGAGCGAGCCACATCGACACGTACGATCCCAAGCCGAACAGCTCGTTCAAGCCGATTTCCACCAACGTTCCTGGGATTCAGGTGACGGAGCTCTGTCCTCTCGTCGCCCAGCAGATGGACAAGATCGCAGTCGTTCGGTCCGTCCGTACGGAGGAATCCAACCACCTCGAGGGCGCCCACAACGTGCTCACCGGACATCGTCCCAGTGCGGCCATGGCGTTCCCCAGCGTCGGTTCCATCATCACCAAGGAGTTGGGTCCCATAAACACCATGCCCCCGTACGTCCTGGCCCCCCAGTTCGACGTGGACCGGCAATACGAAGTGCTCTGGAAGAGCGCCCACCTGGGGGCGAAATACGACCCCTTGATCCTGGGCGACCCCACGGGGTGCAGCTTCAAGGACATCACCACGGTCTGCGACCCCGATTTCGCGGTCGCGGATCTGACGCTCCCCAAGGGATTGCCGGTGGAGCGGTTGGAGTCCCGGCTTTCGATGCTGGAGATGGTCGACTCCATCTACCGGAAGAAGGTGGAAAAGGCCGAATTCACCGCCATGGACGGTTTTCGTGAGCAGGCATTGCAGATGATTCTGAAGCCCGAGGTCCGGGAAGCGTTCGAACTGACGCGGGAGCCGGAAAAAGTCCGAAACGCTTACGGCCGAAACGGCTTCGGACAGAGCGTGCTCCTGGCTCGGCGCCTGGCGGAAAGGGGATCCCGTTTCGTGACGGCGGCCGGCTACAAGTTCAACGAGTGGGACACGCACGGCAACAACGACAAGCAGCACAAGGACGCGTTGGTTCCGCCCCTCGATCAGGCCCTCTCCGCCCTGCTGGTCGACCTGGACGAGCGAGGGATGCTGGATACGACCATGGTCATCGTCATGGGCGAGTTCGGACGGACACCGACCCACAACGCCAGCGGCGGACGGGACCACTGGCCCCATGCCTGGACCCTGCTCATGTCCGGCGGCGGAGTCAAAGGCGGCATGGTGCTCGGAGCCAGCGATGAGAGGGGCGCCCACGTGGCGGAGCGCGAGGTTTCCATCGGAGACATCTACGCCACCGTCTACAAGGCGATGGGAATCGACTGGACCAAGGAGTACATGACTCCGGTCGGACGTCCCGTAAAGATTGCCAACTCCTTCGAGGACAAGACCGGGAAGCCCATCCCCGAACTGCTCGGCTAG
- a CDS encoding tetratricopeptide repeat protein, with protein sequence MLLLIPAFILGAAFWHSGQDPEPLLVAGKDAGYVNAESCRPCHSDIYETYQHTGMGRSFYRMRPEKAVEDWTGNNVYYHAASKRYYTMFERDGRYFQRRHQIGYGGKEVNVVEKEIHFVVGSGNRTRTYLHHAPDGKLFELPVSWYSEKGSFWAMSPGYDSRSHHGFQRRIHHGCMFCHNAYPEIEPGSDSFGRPSYFRGNIPEGIDCQRCHGPGQDHVAVAKKEDGSLEAVRASIQNPGRMSPERQMEVCMQCHLETTSARLPPFIHRYGRGVFSFRPGEELANYVLHFDHAPGAGHDDKFVIVNAAYRLRQSLCFQKSGGAMTCVTCHDPHDIPRGEAAARHYAEVCRSCHASALDEQIASREHTSSSECLTCHMPKRRTDDVVHAVMTDHYIQRFKPERDLLAPLKEEPFYRRPYRGEVKLYYPSRVATRDKELYLAVAQVEDKSNLEAGIANLERAIQTHQPSEPEFYHHLGEAYFETGQFAKAIPMYEEALRRQPDFWTALHRQGLALARSGQLSRAVTVLERASRNDPEPGAILNDLALLHREAGRVDEAVKTLREAIKPDPERSEAHSNLGALLLEKGLFGEAETVLREAVRLEPDLPAAHHNLATVLVARGDWGEAEFHLERAIENNPSDVQIYLDYAAILAQRGLYERARSYLDDALKLDPSRPDAHSLMAEILASDGKIEEAVTYFEKALELNPAHHRTHYSYGAVLALSGNLQQAMTHLRKASESPDPAIRQSALDLLRELNRAP encoded by the coding sequence TTGCTTCTGCTGATTCCAGCCTTCATTCTCGGCGCCGCCTTCTGGCATTCCGGTCAGGACCCGGAACCTCTTCTCGTTGCCGGGAAAGATGCGGGCTACGTCAATGCCGAATCATGCCGGCCTTGCCACTCGGACATCTACGAAACCTACCAACATACGGGGATGGGCCGCTCCTTCTATCGCATGCGGCCCGAAAAAGCGGTCGAAGATTGGACCGGGAACAACGTCTACTACCACGCGGCCTCGAAGCGCTACTACACCATGTTCGAGCGGGACGGCCGTTACTTCCAGCGCCGCCACCAGATCGGGTACGGCGGCAAGGAAGTCAACGTGGTGGAGAAGGAGATCCACTTCGTGGTGGGCTCGGGCAACCGGACGCGGACCTATCTCCACCACGCGCCCGACGGCAAGCTTTTCGAGCTTCCGGTGAGCTGGTACAGCGAAAAGGGGTCTTTCTGGGCCATGAGTCCCGGCTACGACTCCCGTTCCCACCATGGATTCCAGCGGAGAATCCATCACGGCTGCATGTTCTGTCACAACGCGTATCCGGAGATCGAGCCGGGAAGCGACTCCTTCGGACGGCCCTCCTATTTCAGGGGGAACATCCCGGAAGGCATCGACTGTCAGCGCTGCCACGGGCCCGGGCAGGACCACGTCGCCGTGGCAAAGAAGGAGGACGGCTCGTTGGAAGCGGTTCGAGCCAGCATTCAAAACCCGGGAAGGATGAGTCCGGAGCGGCAGATGGAAGTCTGCATGCAGTGCCATTTGGAGACCACCAGCGCCCGGCTGCCGCCGTTCATTCACCGCTACGGGCGGGGTGTGTTCTCCTTTCGGCCGGGCGAGGAACTGGCGAACTACGTCCTCCATTTCGATCATGCCCCGGGCGCCGGACATGACGACAAGTTCGTCATCGTCAATGCGGCGTACCGGCTGCGACAGTCGCTCTGTTTCCAGAAGAGCGGCGGAGCGATGACCTGCGTCACGTGCCATGATCCTCATGACATCCCCCGGGGAGAGGCCGCCGCGCGCCATTACGCGGAAGTCTGCCGGAGCTGCCACGCGTCGGCGCTCGACGAGCAGATCGCGTCAAGGGAACACACTTCGTCGTCGGAATGCCTGACCTGTCACATGCCGAAGCGCCGGACCGACGACGTCGTTCATGCGGTGATGACCGATCACTACATCCAGCGTTTCAAGCCGGAGCGGGATCTTCTGGCCCCATTGAAGGAGGAACCCTTTTACCGGAGGCCGTATCGAGGAGAGGTGAAGCTCTACTATCCGAGCCGGGTCGCAACGCGTGATAAGGAACTCTATCTGGCCGTGGCGCAAGTGGAGGACAAGTCGAATCTGGAAGCGGGAATCGCGAATCTGGAGAGAGCGATCCAGACCCACCAGCCGTCGGAGCCCGAGTTTTACCATCATCTGGGCGAGGCCTATTTCGAGACGGGGCAGTTCGCCAAGGCGATTCCCATGTATGAGGAGGCCCTGCGCCGGCAGCCCGATTTTTGGACCGCCCTTCACCGCCAGGGACTGGCCCTGGCCAGATCCGGCCAGCTTTCCCGGGCCGTGACCGTCCTGGAGCGGGCGTCACGGAACGATCCGGAGCCGGGAGCGATTCTCAACGATCTGGCTCTCCTCCACCGGGAAGCGGGGCGGGTCGACGAAGCGGTGAAGACCTTGAGGGAAGCCATCAAGCCGGACCCGGAGCGCTCGGAGGCGCACAGCAACCTGGGAGCGCTTCTGCTTGAAAAGGGACTGTTCGGCGAGGCGGAAACGGTGTTGCGCGAGGCTGTCCGACTGGAGCCGGATTTGCCGGCCGCCCATCACAATCTCGCCACCGTCCTGGTGGCTCGGGGAGACTGGGGCGAGGCGGAATTTCATCTTGAGAGGGCTATCGAAAACAATCCGTCGGACGTGCAGATCTACCTGGACTATGCGGCCATCCTGGCCCAGAGGGGGCTCTACGAGCGGGCTCGGAGCTATCTGGACGACGCTCTCAAGCTGGACCCCAGCCGGCCGGACGCTCACAGTTTGATGGCAGAGATTCTGGCGTCAGATGGCAAGATCGAAGAGGCCGTCACCTATTTCGAGAAGGCCCTGGAACTGAACCCTGCCCATCATCGGACGCACTACAGCTACGGTGCCGTCCTCGCCCTCTCGGGGAATCTGCAACAGGCGATGACCCATTTGCGGAAGGCGTCCGAGAGCCCGGACCCCGCCATCCGCCAGTCCGCCTTGGATCTGTTGAGAGAATTGAATCGAGCCCCGTAG
- a CDS encoding PmoA family protein, with protein MITDGGQPVLFYQRRTKSHQGKMPRANYIHPLYDLDGQMLTEDFPEDHLHHRGVFLGWHQLTVDGKPAGNPWRAENMEFDVRDVEVLSDDKNRLTLATHVWWRSHFLRESNGDPKPIVREKVRVRVGAVRDDIRPIDFDIRLQAMVDGVRLGGSAGKKAYGGFTIRLGLPEDTRFTGEFGQVEPIETPLTAGRWMDLTGTFDSNTGLSGLTILCHPDTPGTPRRWVLRRGRSMQNQVYPGRIPVPISKETPVRLRYRVLIHRGELAPERIAEMLRQYGEDQ; from the coding sequence TTGATCACGGACGGCGGCCAACCGGTCCTCTTCTACCAGCGGCGCACCAAATCTCATCAGGGCAAGATGCCCCGGGCCAACTACATTCATCCGCTGTACGATCTGGATGGCCAGATGCTGACGGAAGATTTTCCTGAGGACCATCTTCACCACCGGGGCGTCTTCCTCGGGTGGCACCAACTCACCGTGGACGGAAAGCCTGCGGGAAACCCGTGGCGGGCCGAGAACATGGAATTCGACGTGCGCGACGTGGAGGTCCTGTCCGATGACAAGAATCGACTGACTCTCGCCACCCATGTCTGGTGGAGATCCCATTTCCTGCGCGAATCCAATGGCGATCCCAAACCGATCGTTCGGGAAAAGGTGAGGGTTCGAGTCGGCGCCGTCCGGGACGACATCCGTCCCATCGACTTCGACATCCGGCTGCAAGCCATGGTCGATGGTGTCCGGCTGGGCGGGTCCGCGGGAAAGAAGGCCTATGGGGGCTTCACGATCCGGCTCGGCTTGCCGGAAGACACCCGTTTCACCGGCGAATTCGGGCAGGTCGAGCCCATAGAAACTCCGCTGACCGCCGGCCGGTGGATGGATCTGACCGGCACGTTCGATTCCAACACGGGTCTCTCCGGATTGACCATCCTCTGCCATCCGGACACGCCGGGTACGCCCCGGCGCTGGGTCTTGCGCCGGGGCAGAAGCATGCAGAACCAGGTCTATCCCGGACGAATTCCGGTCCCGATTTCCAAGGAGACACCGGTCCGGCTGCGATACCGGGTGCTGATCCACCGGGGTGAGCTGGCCCCGGAAAGAATCGCGGAAATGTTGCGGCAATATGGAGAGGATCAGTGA
- a CDS encoding carbon-nitrogen hydrolase family protein — protein MQPPAYKVAAAHVAPVFLDQEATLEKACALIGEAARNGAQLIVFPETYIPAFPLWCALQAPIENHALFCQLAAGSLRVDGPEIAKVADAARRNGIFVSLGFNEVSPISDGCLWNANLLLSDRGDLLCHHRKLVPTFYEKLVWAPGDGSGLQVSETRLGRVGMLICGENTNPLARFALLAQGEQVHLSTYPPMWPTRNPATGGNYDLKQAILIRAGAHSFEGKVFNVVASGFLDTAARELLGRLTPEAGSVLDGSPRGISVVMGPEGTPVSQILQDEEGLLYAEIDLSQTVAPKQIHDVVGGYNRFDVFKLTVDRSFRSPVNFETTDPRLESVDADPLEEEE, from the coding sequence ATGCAACCTCCAGCCTACAAGGTGGCTGCCGCTCACGTGGCCCCGGTGTTCCTCGACCAAGAAGCCACGCTGGAAAAGGCCTGCGCCCTGATCGGCGAAGCCGCCCGCAACGGCGCTCAGCTCATCGTCTTTCCGGAGACTTACATACCGGCCTTTCCGCTCTGGTGCGCCCTGCAGGCCCCCATTGAAAACCATGCTCTTTTCTGCCAGCTCGCTGCCGGCAGTCTGCGGGTGGACGGGCCTGAAATCGCCAAGGTTGCAGACGCGGCCCGCCGCAACGGCATTTTCGTCTCCCTGGGATTCAACGAGGTCTCGCCGATCAGCGACGGGTGCCTCTGGAACGCCAACCTCCTCTTGAGCGACCGGGGGGACCTGCTCTGCCACCACCGCAAGCTGGTTCCGACCTTCTACGAGAAACTGGTCTGGGCGCCCGGGGACGGCAGCGGACTTCAGGTGTCCGAGACCCGGCTGGGTCGAGTGGGGATGCTGATTTGCGGAGAGAACACCAATCCGCTGGCCCGTTTTGCCCTGCTGGCCCAGGGCGAACAGGTCCATCTCTCCACCTACCCGCCCATGTGGCCCACCCGAAATCCCGCCACCGGCGGCAACTACGATCTCAAGCAGGCGATACTGATTCGGGCCGGCGCCCATTCCTTCGAAGGCAAGGTCTTCAACGTGGTGGCCTCCGGCTTCCTGGATACGGCGGCCCGGGAGCTTCTGGGCCGACTGACCCCGGAGGCGGGGAGCGTTTTGGACGGGAGCCCCAGAGGCATCTCGGTGGTCATGGGTCCGGAGGGAACCCCGGTCAGCCAGATTCTCCAGGACGAGGAAGGCCTCCTCTACGCCGAAATCGATCTCTCCCAAACGGTGGCTCCCAAGCAGATCCACGACGTGGTGGGCGGGTACAACCGGTTCGACGTCTTCAAGCTCACCGTGGACCGGTCCTTTAGATCGCCCGTCAACTTCGAAACCACAGACCCTCGTCTCGAATCGGTGGATGCCGACCCACTCGAAGAGGAGGAATGA
- a CDS encoding sulfatase-like hydrolase/transferase, translating into MIRPAKQHSTFGLLASISFLLLGFAACSPPESAPDVQTSGETSEKPNIVLILADDLGYGDLGLYGHPEAKTPNIDRLAKEGAHFTQHYANGPECTPTRTALLTGRYQQRAGGLECAIGTGNVGRYDDAIRLAEQRELGLPAELTVMPGALKESGYVSGTFGKWHLGYEPHFNPLEHGWDEFFGYQGGNVHYFNHRELSDLHVLFDGRMPVYREGYMTHLITDASIDFLQRNKDRPMFLYVAHETPHFPFQGPEDQDKVVTKENWMESDPATYVAMLEDMDSEVGRLLAAIDDAGLREKTIVIFVSDNGGLKGAANMAPLRGAKGTTLEGGIRVPLIIRWPGRIEAETRSEQVSATFDLTRSFLKLAGADVPAERLDGYDIIGHVAENREDFDRTLFWRGRRGDRTWAAVRDSDLKYIRLIEGERTEEWMYNLSTDIHEENDLLGSRSEDADRLKGLLGQWEADMKPAR; encoded by the coding sequence ATGATTCGACCAGCGAAGCAGCACTCCACATTCGGCCTTCTTGCATCGATCTCCTTCCTGCTCCTTGGTTTCGCTGCCTGCAGTCCTCCCGAGAGCGCCCCTGATGTCCAGACATCTGGTGAGACTTCGGAAAAGCCGAACATCGTCCTGATCCTGGCGGACGATCTGGGTTACGGAGACCTGGGCCTCTACGGCCATCCCGAGGCCAAGACTCCCAACATCGACCGCCTGGCCAAGGAGGGCGCGCATTTCACCCAGCATTACGCCAACGGGCCGGAGTGCACGCCGACCCGGACGGCACTCTTGACCGGGCGTTATCAGCAACGGGCCGGCGGACTGGAGTGCGCCATCGGCACCGGCAACGTGGGCCGTTACGACGACGCCATCCGGCTGGCCGAGCAACGGGAGTTGGGGCTTCCCGCCGAACTAACGGTGATGCCGGGAGCATTGAAGGAATCCGGCTATGTCTCCGGCACCTTCGGCAAGTGGCACCTGGGTTACGAACCGCATTTCAACCCATTGGAACATGGCTGGGACGAGTTCTTCGGCTACCAGGGCGGCAATGTGCACTACTTCAACCACCGGGAACTGAGCGACCTGCACGTCCTCTTCGACGGAAGAATGCCGGTCTATCGGGAGGGTTACATGACCCACCTGATCACCGACGCATCCATCGACTTCCTCCAACGGAACAAAGACCGTCCCATGTTTCTCTATGTGGCCCACGAAACCCCTCACTTCCCGTTTCAGGGGCCCGAGGACCAGGACAAGGTGGTCACCAAGGAGAACTGGATGGAGAGTGACCCGGCCACCTACGTCGCCATGCTGGAGGACATGGACTCGGAAGTCGGGCGGTTGCTTGCCGCCATCGACGACGCCGGGCTCCGGGAAAAGACCATCGTCATCTTCGTCTCGGACAACGGCGGACTGAAGGGGGCGGCCAACATGGCTCCCTTGCGAGGCGCCAAGGGGACGACGCTGGAAGGAGGCATCCGCGTCCCCCTCATCATTCGCTGGCCCGGCCGTATCGAAGCGGAGACCAGGAGCGAACAGGTCTCTGCGACCTTCGACCTGACTCGATCGTTCCTCAAATTGGCCGGGGCCGACGTGCCGGCGGAACGGCTGGACGGCTACGACATCATCGGTCACGTGGCGGAGAACCGCGAAGATTTCGACCGCACCCTGTTCTGGCGCGGCCGCCGCGGCGACAGGACCTGGGCGGCCGTGCGCGACAGCGACCTCAAGTACATCCGACTGATCGAAGGTGAGCGGACGGAGGAATGGATGTACAATCTCTCCACCGACATCCACGAAGAGAACGACCTGCTCGGATCCAGATCGGAGGATGCCGATCGATTGAAGGGACTCCTTGGACAATGGGAGGCCGATATGAAGCCGGCGCGGTGA
- a CDS encoding Gfo/Idh/MocA family oxidoreductase, with product MTTQDNNHAQSGQDTTDSRRNFMKSVAAGTVGAGLSLGFNAASYAKVKDANDRVRVAVVGLRGMGWGHVTGYAGLENVEVAALCDVDENISAKRVKEMDEMGLPRPATYYDLRHVLDDPTIDAISVATPNHWHALAGFWAAQAGKHATLEKPGTHNHFEGQQLIKAAKRYDRLIQHHAERRTFKGYKAAMKFLHEGGLGEVYLAKGMCYKWRNTIKRKGPEAVPPGVHYDLWLGPAPKREFTRNRFHYNWHWHWDYGNGDIGNQGAHQVDIARWGLGVTLPTKISSMGGHFMFDDDQETPNTQMALFEFPSEEGGGDKKKIMQFEVRHWVTNHEGGLGKGAGNNIGNLFYGSEGYMVIDGGGNWRTYMGKGREPGPSGSGGGDMFRNFVEAIRANDRSIMEGDIVEGHHSCALIHMANTSYRLGRTLDFDPVTERYLGDEEANAMLTRNYRAPYVIPEKF from the coding sequence ATGACGACGCAAGACAACAATCATGCCCAATCCGGCCAGGACACCACGGACTCGCGCCGGAACTTCATGAAATCGGTGGCGGCCGGAACCGTCGGTGCCGGATTGTCCCTGGGATTCAACGCGGCGAGCTATGCCAAGGTGAAGGATGCCAATGACCGCGTTCGAGTCGCCGTGGTGGGTCTGCGCGGGATGGGATGGGGTCACGTCACGGGCTACGCGGGACTCGAGAACGTCGAGGTGGCGGCCCTCTGCGATGTGGACGAGAACATCAGCGCCAAGCGGGTCAAGGAGATGGACGAAATGGGCTTGCCGCGGCCCGCAACCTATTACGACCTGCGCCACGTGCTGGACGATCCCACCATCGACGCCATCAGCGTGGCGACTCCGAATCACTGGCATGCCCTGGCCGGTTTCTGGGCGGCTCAGGCCGGCAAGCACGCCACCCTGGAAAAACCGGGCACCCACAACCATTTCGAGGGGCAGCAGCTCATCAAGGCGGCCAAGAGATACGACCGCCTGATTCAGCACCACGCGGAGCGCCGGACCTTCAAGGGCTACAAGGCCGCCATGAAGTTCCTGCACGAAGGCGGACTCGGCGAGGTCTACCTGGCGAAAGGGATGTGCTACAAGTGGCGCAACACCATCAAACGGAAAGGCCCCGAAGCCGTTCCCCCCGGCGTCCACTATGATCTCTGGCTGGGACCCGCGCCCAAGCGCGAGTTCACCCGGAACCGCTTCCACTACAACTGGCACTGGCACTGGGACTACGGCAACGGAGACATCGGCAACCAGGGCGCCCACCAGGTGGATATCGCGCGCTGGGGCCTGGGCGTCACCCTTCCGACCAAGATCTCTTCCATGGGCGGCCACTTCATGTTCGACGACGACCAGGAGACCCCCAACACCCAGATGGCTCTCTTCGAGTTCCCCAGCGAAGAGGGGGGCGGCGACAAGAAAAAAATCATGCAGTTCGAAGTCCGCCACTGGGTCACCAACCACGAAGGGGGACTGGGGAAAGGGGCCGGCAACAACATCGGCAATCTCTTCTACGGCTCCGAAGGGTACATGGTGATCGACGGAGGCGGGAACTGGCGAACCTACATGGGCAAGGGACGGGAACCGGGTCCGTCAGGCAGCGGAGGCGGAGACATGTTCCGCAATTTCGTGGAGGCCATCCGCGCCAACGACCGCTCCATCATGGAAGGGGACATCGTCGAGGGCCATCACAGTTGCGCGCTGATTCACATGGCCAACACCTCGTACCGCCTGGGCAGAACCCTGGACTTCGATCCCGTCACGGAGCGCTACCTCGGCGACGAGGAAGCCAACGCCATGCTGACCCGGAACTATCGTGCGCCCTACGTGATTCCGGAGAAGTTCTAG
- a CDS encoding Gfo/Idh/MocA family oxidoreductase, whose translation MNRRHFITSTAGAWAAAHLTGNTANLYSANRKYRAAVIGHTGVGGYGHGWDEAFNPFDAIDVVAVADPDATGRKEVMAHTGAKQGYRDYQEMLRKENPDLVSICPHALDHRLEMVTAAAESGAHILMEKPFARDLVEADAMVKAIRKSGVKVQVGFVTATLPMTRRVLQMVRQGEIGVLQEIRARGKEDRRAGGEDLMVLGCHLMHLLRMFAGNPKWVFAHVTDHEFEMERSHAREKQGPGSMGALAGDQVATIFYLGQGVHAYFGSKANDVKTGRRFGIYLYGSKGVIYLPTVSGAAILRSPDWHSGAWEPIELTAEERAGSDQLATLMVADLLQAIEEDREPAVTEYDGRWTTEMISSVYQSQLTGARVTFPLKDRTHPLERGV comes from the coding sequence ATGAACAGACGCCATTTCATCACCTCCACCGCCGGAGCCTGGGCGGCAGCCCACCTCACCGGCAACACCGCCAATCTCTATTCGGCCAACAGAAAATACCGCGCCGCCGTCATCGGTCACACCGGTGTGGGCGGCTACGGTCACGGTTGGGACGAAGCCTTCAACCCCTTCGACGCCATCGACGTCGTAGCGGTCGCCGACCCGGACGCCACCGGTCGAAAAGAGGTCATGGCCCACACCGGAGCGAAGCAAGGCTACCGCGACTACCAGGAAATGCTCCGCAAGGAGAATCCCGACCTGGTGTCAATCTGTCCCCACGCCCTGGACCACCGCCTGGAGATGGTCACGGCCGCCGCCGAGTCAGGCGCCCATATCCTGATGGAGAAACCGTTCGCACGCGATCTGGTGGAAGCGGACGCCATGGTAAAGGCTATCCGGAAGAGCGGCGTAAAGGTGCAGGTTGGCTTCGTGACGGCAACGCTGCCCATGACGCGGCGTGTCCTGCAGATGGTCCGGCAAGGCGAGATCGGCGTGCTTCAGGAGATCCGCGCCCGCGGCAAGGAGGACCGGCGCGCAGGCGGCGAGGACCTGATGGTGCTGGGGTGCCACCTGATGCATTTGTTGAGGATGTTTGCCGGCAACCCGAAATGGGTGTTCGCCCACGTCACGGACCACGAGTTCGAAATGGAACGAAGCCACGCCCGCGAGAAGCAGGGACCAGGAAGCATGGGAGCGCTGGCGGGAGACCAGGTCGCCACCATATTCTATCTGGGTCAAGGCGTCCATGCCTACTTCGGATCCAAGGCAAACGACGTCAAGACGGGACGGCGCTTCGGAATCTACCTCTATGGCAGCAAGGGTGTGATCTACCTGCCGACCGTATCAGGCGCGGCAATCCTTCGCTCTCCCGATTGGCACAGCGGAGCGTGGGAACCCATCGAACTCACTGCGGAAGAGCGGGCCGGATCCGACCAGTTGGCCACCCTCATGGTGGCCGACCTGTTGCAGGCCATCGAGGAGGATCGTGAACCGGCCGTCACCGAGTATGACGGCCGCTGGACCACCGAGATGATCTCGTCCGTCTACCAGTCCCAGTTGACGGGCGCACGGGTGACGTTTCCGCTCAAGGATCGCACGCATCCGCTGGAGCGCGGCGTGTGA
- a CDS encoding sulfatase-like hydrolase/transferase: protein MKWCSTIFGLLLAVSIQPDAEAGDKPNVIFILVDDMGYGDVGPYGATDLQTPHLDRMAREGVKLTDNYAAAPVCTPTRIAFLTGRYQQRSGIEWAFAGAGSPGLSTSETSVARMVKNNGYATGLMGKWHVGITPETGPNAHGFDEFFGFLGANIDFYTHREVIPERGFPDLYENTKPVKKDGYMTHLITERSVDFIERHAGKPFFLFVSYNAPHWPFQPPNRRWVATAENRLEGTREDYNGMVEAIDDGVGEILDVLDRKGLASNTLVIFTSDNGGERLSRTAPFFNHKATLWEGGIRVPGLVRWPKRLPAGKTSDQAVITMDYSATILAATGSAPPEGRTLDGIDILPILSGEKPPQERTFFWRVKFVGECNPQRPYWQCYVQKAVRKGHWKYVLDGVEQVDMLFDLRTDPSERQTLTYEKPELVEEIKRLYANWEQDVDQ from the coding sequence ATGAAGTGGTGCTCGACGATATTCGGTCTCTTGCTCGCCGTCTCCATACAGCCGGACGCTGAAGCCGGTGACAAACCGAACGTTATCTTCATTCTGGTCGACGATATGGGATATGGCGACGTGGGGCCCTACGGCGCCACGGATCTCCAAACCCCTCACCTGGACCGCATGGCTCGGGAGGGAGTCAAACTCACGGACAATTACGCGGCGGCCCCGGTGTGCACGCCGACGCGCATCGCTTTTCTTACCGGACGCTACCAACAGCGTAGTGGGATCGAATGGGCGTTCGCGGGCGCGGGTTCTCCGGGACTGTCCACGTCGGAGACATCCGTGGCCAGGATGGTGAAGAACAACGGCTATGCGACGGGACTGATGGGGAAGTGGCACGTGGGAATCACCCCCGAGACGGGACCGAATGCCCACGGATTCGATGAGTTTTTTGGTTTCCTGGGTGCAAACATCGATTTCTACACCCATCGCGAAGTGATCCCGGAGAGAGGTTTCCCCGATCTCTACGAAAACACCAAACCGGTGAAGAAAGATGGGTACATGACCCATCTCATCACCGAGCGGTCCGTCGACTTCATCGAACGCCACGCGGGCAAGCCGTTCTTCCTCTTCGTCTCCTACAACGCACCTCACTGGCCGTTCCAGCCACCGAACCGGCGCTGGGTTGCGACGGCGGAAAATCGGCTGGAAGGGACCCGCGAGGACTACAACGGCATGGTCGAGGCAATCGACGACGGGGTCGGCGAAATTCTGGATGTGCTCGACCGGAAGGGTCTGGCTTCCAACACCCTGGTCATCTTCACCAGCGACAACGGAGGCGAGCGCCTCTCGCGCACCGCACCTTTTTTCAATCACAAGGCCACATTGTGGGAGGGCGGGATTCGAGTCCCCGGCCTGGTCCGTTGGCCGAAGCGCCTCCCGGCCGGCAAGACCTCCGATCAGGCGGTCATCACCATGGATTATTCGGCCACCATCCTGGCGGCCACGGGGAGCGCCCCTCCGGAGGGACGCACCTTGGACGGCATCGACATCCTCCCCATCCTGAGCGGAGAGAAACCTCCACAGGAGCGCACCTTCTTCTGGCGCGTCAAGTTCGTGGGCGAATGCAATCCACAGCGGCCCTACTGGCAGTGCTACGTACAGAAGGCGGTCCGCAAGGGGCACTGGAAGTACGTCCTGGACGGCGTTGAGCAGGTGGACATGTTGTTCGATCTGAGGACCGATCCGAGTGAGCGTCAGACACTGACCTACGAAAAGCCGGAACTCGTGGAAGAAATCAAGCGCCTGTACGCGAACTGGGAGCAGGACGTAGACCAGTAG